In [Leptolyngbya] sp. PCC 7376, a genomic segment contains:
- a CDS encoding DedA family protein, producing the protein MTLDFVIDFVTNFFTLESLQLFIHDYGYWSVFVGIGLENTGIPIPGEALTLLGGFLAGSGELKYQWVLLGAIAGSFLGNSIGYFIGKWGGLPLLRKIAHVFRISDQKIDEAREKFLENAPKAVFFGRFVTFFRIFAAPLAGIVEMPFALFLTCNLAGAVVWAGVTVTLPYFLGQFLPLPEVLDIMGKFGIGIVGLLVAWVIVSIFLERRQSTT; encoded by the coding sequence ATGACCCTCGATTTTGTCATAGATTTTGTCACAAATTTTTTCACCTTAGAGTCGCTGCAACTGTTTATTCATGACTATGGCTATTGGTCTGTGTTTGTTGGGATTGGTCTGGAAAATACAGGGATTCCCATACCAGGGGAAGCGCTCACGCTGTTGGGGGGATTCCTCGCCGGTAGTGGTGAGCTGAAATATCAATGGGTGCTGCTCGGGGCGATCGCCGGGTCATTTTTAGGCAATAGCATTGGCTATTTCATCGGCAAATGGGGTGGGCTACCGTTATTGCGGAAAATTGCCCATGTCTTTCGGATTAGCGACCAGAAAATAGACGAAGCCCGTGAAAAATTCCTTGAAAATGCTCCTAAAGCTGTCTTCTTTGGGCGGTTTGTTACCTTCTTTCGAATTTTTGCCGCTCCCCTCGCTGGCATTGTCGAAATGCCTTTTGCCTTATTTCTCACCTGTAATTTAGCGGGAGCGGTAGTTTGGGCCGGGGTGACGGTGACCTTGCCTTACTTCCTAGGTCAATTTTTGCCGCTACCCGAGGTGCTCGATATTATGGGCAAATTTGGTATCGGGATTGTAGGTTTACTCGTTGCTTGGGTTATAGTCTCCATTTTCTTAGAGCGCCGTCAATCGACAACATAA
- a CDS encoding efflux RND transporter periplasmic adaptor subunit yields the protein MTQLAPQPNSTEPEQMSHPPKQRGLGWKGIVIGVVIGVIVSGVAGRFGQSGAENDAPAETTEETAASREPSRAVTVETIETQAIAKTIEVVGTVAAADLISVSSPRNGLQITNLLVDEGDYVQAGQVLVQLNNDTLRAELLQAKAQESQSAARLAELTAGARPEEIARAKEQISQAKAGIERAEADFELAQQRLDRNQELLSSGAIAADTLDDARSRRDSAQASLNQNQATLREAEQRLLELQRGTRREIITQAQAQLKQSEAQVNVVTTRLQETQIVAPRGGKIIEKFAQVGDLTSSDPLFSIVENGQLELQANIPETQLSEVQQGQTVTLTADSDPTLIFSGTIAEIIPTVDPQSRQATLKITLAADSNLKPGMLLRAEIKTAQARGYAVPTSAVIPEDGEGAILFLLNSDDTVAAQPVQLGELLSNDKVEILSGLQAGDRLILDGAAYVKDGDLVEVVSPIN from the coding sequence GTGACTCAGCTCGCTCCCCAGCCCAACTCTACAGAACCTGAGCAAATGTCCCATCCTCCAAAGCAGCGCGGTCTCGGTTGGAAAGGTATTGTTATTGGCGTTGTGATCGGTGTAATTGTCAGTGGCGTTGCGGGTCGATTTGGTCAGTCAGGAGCAGAGAATGACGCTCCGGCAGAGACGACAGAAGAAACAGCTGCTTCTAGAGAACCGAGCCGGGCCGTTACGGTAGAAACCATCGAAACTCAGGCGATCGCCAAAACAATTGAAGTTGTCGGTACTGTTGCAGCAGCAGATCTCATTTCGGTATCCTCACCGCGCAATGGACTGCAAATTACGAATTTATTAGTTGATGAAGGGGACTACGTTCAAGCGGGACAAGTTTTAGTGCAGCTGAATAATGACACCCTCCGCGCCGAATTGCTCCAAGCCAAAGCACAGGAAAGTCAATCTGCCGCTCGTTTAGCCGAGTTGACTGCGGGTGCAAGACCAGAAGAAATTGCCCGTGCCAAGGAACAAATTTCCCAAGCGAAAGCTGGTATTGAACGGGCAGAAGCAGATTTCGAACTTGCTCAACAACGCCTAGATCGTAATCAAGAGCTACTCAGTTCTGGGGCGATCGCCGCCGACACCCTCGATGATGCCCGTAGTCGCCGAGATTCAGCCCAAGCTAGCCTCAACCAAAATCAAGCAACCCTTAGAGAAGCAGAACAGCGCCTCCTCGAACTTCAACGGGGAACTCGTCGTGAAATTATTACCCAAGCCCAAGCCCAACTCAAACAATCTGAAGCCCAAGTCAATGTTGTAACAACTCGCCTCCAGGAAACCCAAATTGTGGCCCCTCGTGGCGGCAAAATCATCGAGAAATTTGCCCAAGTAGGCGACTTAACAAGTTCTGATCCTTTGTTTTCAATCGTTGAAAATGGGCAGCTAGAGTTACAGGCCAATATCCCGGAAACGCAGCTCTCCGAAGTGCAGCAGGGACAAACCGTGACGCTAACTGCCGATAGCGACCCGACTCTCATATTTAGCGGGACTATCGCCGAAATCATTCCAACTGTTGACCCCCAATCTCGCCAGGCAACGTTGAAAATAACCCTTGCTGCCGACAGTAATCTCAAACCGGGGATGCTCCTCCGCGCTGAAATCAAAACAGCCCAAGCTCGTGGTTACGCTGTACCAACATCTGCAGTCATTCCAGAAGATGGCGAAGGTGCAATCTTATTCCTTCTAAATTCGGATGATACTGTTGCAGCGCAGCCAGTACAGCTCGGCGAACTCCTTAGCAACGATAAAGTGGAAATTCTCAGTGGCCTACAAGCGGGCGATCGCCTAATTCTTGACGGCGCAGCTTATGTCAAAGATGGTGATTTAGTAGAAGTTGTATCGCCCATTAATTAG
- a CDS encoding helix-turn-helix domain-containing protein, giving the protein MNFAVNYYRLTLPIVLKAERQCNYLVSKPVELFINEHAPAELSEVCPKKKYIDRWNEKLWLQAQDKDKSLSQRAIAVTALRCYVSLCLDKTAKFIFKKYRSIRPENINLDEVRNLLLRDTDIECLYLLETSSNYRRNKMQKMSRDERGFSETSSNAVEYLPLSFEVLETWNPNLESAFSLNNWTTQKALDSNIMKQLGIDRHTPWYRLMKIAQRRLKLFSDYDKKYIKAFQQVYQLDLDQNRKSYNSPYPDPTQKQLANVSELLKIELKFVSAEWDIKAVQSYLRELADEIRRLYFDMPTNRQLLLEVPAVEIDHDLERAVLDALDKLGEEINIIQQAVQKVFSQHQKSVQSSLERHNINFQKIIYLYYCVGLSQSEIARQINRDQSQVSRLLNPKKYLKQTYVECIDMVIGSVMQDFYFSDDPNIVEDLERYIREIFSNDFEKARKLISSRSKRGKNVESVYFQAICSLYS; this is encoded by the coding sequence ATGAACTTTGCAGTGAACTACTACCGACTGACTCTACCGATTGTTTTGAAAGCAGAGAGGCAGTGTAACTATTTAGTAAGTAAACCAGTAGAACTTTTCATTAATGAGCATGCTCCAGCTGAGTTATCAGAGGTTTGTCCAAAGAAGAAATACATTGACCGATGGAATGAGAAACTCTGGTTACAAGCTCAGGATAAGGATAAGTCTCTCTCACAACGGGCAATCGCCGTTACAGCCTTACGATGTTATGTCTCTTTGTGCTTAGACAAGACTGCTAAATTTATTTTTAAGAAGTATCGAAGCATTAGACCAGAAAACATCAACTTAGATGAAGTCAGAAATTTACTTTTAAGAGATACAGATATAGAGTGCCTATACTTGCTTGAAACTTCTAGCAACTATAGACGCAACAAAATGCAAAAGATGAGTCGAGATGAACGAGGTTTTTCAGAAACTTCAAGTAATGCTGTCGAATATCTTCCTCTAAGTTTCGAGGTTTTAGAGACATGGAATCCCAATCTTGAATCTGCCTTTAGCCTAAACAACTGGACAACTCAGAAGGCACTTGACTCAAACATCATGAAGCAACTGGGTATTGACCGCCATACGCCTTGGTACCGCCTCATGAAAATTGCTCAGCGTCGCCTCAAATTATTTAGTGACTATGACAAAAAATACATTAAAGCCTTCCAACAGGTTTACCAACTTGATTTAGATCAGAATCGAAAAAGCTATAACAGTCCTTATCCAGACCCAACTCAAAAACAGCTAGCCAACGTCTCAGAATTACTAAAAATAGAATTAAAATTTGTCAGCGCAGAGTGGGATATCAAGGCAGTTCAAAGCTATTTGAGGGAATTGGCAGATGAAATTCGCCGCCTGTATTTTGATATGCCTACTAACAGACAACTATTACTAGAGGTCCCTGCTGTAGAAATTGACCACGACCTAGAACGGGCTGTTCTGGATGCTCTTGATAAACTCGGTGAAGAAATTAATATTATTCAGCAGGCTGTTCAAAAAGTTTTTAGCCAACATCAAAAAAGTGTTCAGTCTAGCTTGGAAAGACATAATATTAACTTTCAGAAAATTATTTATCTGTACTATTGTGTCGGTTTGAGTCAATCTGAAATAGCTCGGCAAATTAATCGGGATCAATCACAGGTTTCTAGATTACTCAATCCAAAGAAATATCTGAAACAGACCTACGTCGAATGTATCGATATGGTTATAGGCTCTGTTATGCAAGACTTTTACTTTAGTGACGACCCAAATATTGTTGAGGATCTCGAACGTTATATTCGTGAGATATTCTCTAATGATTTTGAGAAAGCGAGGAAACTAATCTCGAGTCGAAGTAAACGAGGGAAAAATGTTGAGTCTGTTTATTTTCAAGCTATTTGCTCACTTTATTCATAG
- a CDS encoding DUF1822 family protein: protein MHSKSEVLEKKIVKLNQKHLSKVNALVPSNLNFVLTNKARHKLIAVFALQVWLEQYHLQIPIGGLENLGDDLFQLLCLSFTTHLKLGNFKVCVVLCENEEEDILDIPVIAVELPKLASHLYIFVSLREEETNANSIDNQTSIQANILGFVRHDQIRERKLDIDYDETLKSYSVPLTNLEPSFSALHTCIRYVNPDKVVVPSSLHYPVSGLVTARTITEKMMALAPCTSWLAELFTGEELNYILDDKKSRENLLEKRVLSKPILPKINLYEWFQEIINDKQSNLLTPRKFVGNFRGTNDNLAEEKIREFIALKEIPENKSKLQSNEINIGSLICQYITVTWPKFETQLHTGVNFCLLLIPLNQKYLPNGISVTIQQSPFPDEVYKNSEFDLYYDLILDLDLQNEIKIILNYKEATYQQEFIYLEN, encoded by the coding sequence ATGCATAGTAAAAGTGAAGTATTAGAAAAAAAAATCGTAAAACTTAATCAGAAGCATCTGAGTAAAGTAAACGCATTAGTCCCATCTAATTTGAACTTTGTTCTCACCAATAAAGCACGACATAAGCTAATAGCGGTCTTCGCATTACAAGTTTGGCTGGAGCAATATCATCTACAAATTCCCATAGGAGGACTAGAGAATTTGGGCGACGATCTTTTCCAATTACTATGCTTATCTTTTACGACACATTTGAAGCTAGGTAATTTTAAAGTCTGTGTTGTTCTCTGCGAAAACGAAGAAGAAGATATTTTAGATATTCCGGTGATCGCCGTCGAACTGCCTAAGCTAGCTTCTCACTTATACATATTTGTCAGCTTACGAGAAGAGGAGACTAATGCAAATAGTATTGACAACCAAACATCTATTCAAGCGAATATTTTAGGGTTTGTGAGACATGATCAGATTCGGGAGCGAAAACTAGATATTGACTATGATGAAACTCTGAAAAGTTATAGCGTTCCTCTTACAAACCTTGAGCCAAGCTTCAGTGCGCTTCATACCTGTATTCGTTATGTTAATCCTGATAAAGTCGTTGTGCCGTCCAGTCTCCACTATCCGGTTAGTGGGTTAGTGACGGCGAGAACAATAACAGAAAAAATGATGGCTCTTGCGCCATGCACATCTTGGTTAGCAGAATTATTTACTGGTGAAGAGCTAAATTACATCTTAGATGATAAAAAATCCAGGGAAAATTTACTAGAAAAGCGAGTTTTATCTAAGCCTATTTTACCCAAAATAAATTTATACGAATGGTTCCAAGAAATCATTAACGATAAGCAATCTAACCTTTTAACACCAAGAAAGTTTGTTGGAAATTTTCGAGGGACAAATGACAATCTTGCAGAAGAAAAAATTCGTGAATTCATCGCTTTAAAAGAGATTCCAGAAAATAAAAGTAAGTTACAGAGCAATGAGATCAATATTGGTTCTCTGATTTGTCAATATATTACTGTTACTTGGCCAAAATTTGAGACACAATTACATACCGGTGTGAATTTTTGCTTACTGTTGATTCCACTAAACCAGAAATACTTGCCGAATGGTATATCTGTAACGATTCAGCAATCACCTTTCCCAGATGAAGTCTACAAAAATTCTGAATTCGATTTGTATTACGATCTGATTTTAGATCTTGACCTACAGAATGAAATCAAGATTATTCTTAACTATAAAGAAGCCACTTATCAACAAGAGTTTATTTATTTAGAAAACTGA
- a CDS encoding CHASE2 domain-containing protein, with product MKKVTDSLEIKKIKFELNIEEHNRSFSIAARSHDQIAGYPRPEQSARLDYPEDLVLALEEWRTAYHVYYKNISGNQNAEPPAQINKSEDEQTNSNRRRARRARGGNQDERKLKDLIDLEKNLKKVFTEWLENPKILLIRDFIRQKIGVSASDSGIRSHDILFSKVDIFIDCQGEHSKEFRKLPWSEWLILPKKINEENPDLIRFFHTDHNLNSDSTLAPLQEKKSRLLVLVGEYRDLNFKEEIDLFQKLEDKKLADVQFLNANDAEFNTEKKFLDKLKGLLQDDRGWTALALVCHGDDKNHAGEIIISPQRISFTVSRFAESLIMAKQNGLRFAFLGCCRGTLIAQDLVQHGLHQVFFLTEKVGDRLTKEFTKQFVDGLLEYKSVESIKSQITDYFLEDSQKNSFPSAYLLPQIFYHPDTTAQDFYLSEIPQSKTIWRLAKQILPQSQKEVIALCSFLAASTFWFVQDPFQDMRLLSQSFLRANVFSQSQPEPPIQLITIDQDSINLARAEDPNFQEAPFIDRSYLAKIISKLSEFDTPIVAIAYDLTSGPEPTLKNAIKSYLTKKQTLLVFTTNGNSLPSSQFYDPNLSFTGEGSYTPWELSKPPHLNCTENCSFAFQLAQLSALVSQFSKTEKETINERMLAILAKQENTEENISSETDIRLDAFKTLINDQLFSMRQFTHNFREFDIPASNNLDISLRRKVYNFVLKRLFPTSLIDYSIPPHHVYEKMNSSYFLASDADNSHLQKKLRNRVVIIAPGDYKAVQDVDSDLPLSTWYWCSLQPISFDINPTTCEANLTSGEIQAYMAYHYLEGKNLRQASFLITGVIATLVGKIIHLYLFTLELEIRQKKKQLFKAALILTGIINSLIFFFLNLSIPFIFTIPILWYYIFAAQKSPSQKSLSS from the coding sequence ATGAAAAAAGTAACAGATAGCTTAGAGATAAAAAAAATAAAGTTTGAATTAAATATAGAGGAACATAATAGAAGTTTTTCTATTGCTGCTCGCTCACATGACCAAATAGCTGGATATCCTCGTCCAGAACAATCTGCTCGCTTAGATTATCCGGAGGATTTAGTACTTGCCTTAGAGGAGTGGCGTACTGCCTATCATGTCTACTATAAGAATATTTCTGGCAATCAAAATGCAGAACCACCTGCCCAAATTAATAAGTCTGAAGATGAGCAAACAAACTCCAATAGAAGGAGAGCTAGACGTGCTAGAGGTGGGAATCAAGATGAAAGAAAACTGAAGGATTTGATTGATCTTGAAAAAAATCTAAAGAAAGTCTTTACTGAGTGGCTTGAGAATCCTAAAATTTTATTAATTCGAGATTTTATTCGTCAAAAAATAGGAGTTTCAGCTTCTGATAGTGGCATTAGAAGTCACGATATTTTATTTAGTAAAGTTGATATTTTTATTGATTGTCAAGGAGAGCATTCGAAAGAATTTCGTAAGCTGCCGTGGTCAGAATGGCTGATTTTACCGAAAAAAATCAATGAAGAAAACCCTGATTTAATTAGATTCTTTCATACTGATCATAATCTCAATAGCGATAGTACTTTAGCTCCACTTCAAGAAAAGAAGTCTCGTTTGTTAGTGCTAGTTGGTGAGTATCGGGATCTAAATTTTAAAGAAGAGATAGACCTTTTTCAGAAGTTAGAGGATAAAAAGTTAGCAGATGTTCAGTTTCTCAATGCCAATGATGCAGAGTTTAATACAGAAAAAAAGTTTTTAGATAAATTAAAGGGTTTATTGCAAGATGACCGTGGTTGGACTGCCCTCGCTCTAGTTTGCCATGGTGATGATAAAAATCATGCAGGTGAAATAATTATTTCTCCACAAAGAATTTCGTTTACTGTTTCAAGATTTGCTGAATCGTTAATTATGGCTAAACAAAATGGCTTGCGATTCGCTTTTCTGGGATGTTGTCGAGGTACACTTATCGCCCAGGACTTAGTTCAGCATGGGCTGCACCAAGTATTTTTCCTGACAGAGAAGGTAGGTGATCGCCTAACGAAAGAATTTACCAAGCAGTTTGTAGATGGGCTTTTAGAATATAAATCAGTAGAGTCAATCAAAAGTCAGATTACTGATTATTTCCTAGAAGACAGTCAGAAAAATAGTTTTCCCTCTGCATATTTACTGCCACAGATTTTTTATCATCCAGATACAACTGCCCAAGATTTCTACTTAAGCGAAATTCCTCAGTCAAAGACAATTTGGCGGTTAGCAAAGCAAATCTTGCCTCAGTCACAAAAAGAAGTGATCGCTCTATGTAGTTTCTTGGCAGCAAGCACTTTCTGGTTTGTGCAAGATCCATTTCAAGATATGCGTCTGTTGTCTCAATCGTTCTTGCGAGCTAATGTGTTTTCCCAGAGTCAACCCGAGCCACCTATTCAACTTATTACTATTGACCAAGACTCTATTAATTTAGCGCGAGCAGAAGACCCAAACTTTCAAGAAGCCCCTTTTATTGACCGATCCTATCTGGCTAAAATCATTTCAAAATTATCGGAATTCGATACTCCTATTGTGGCGATCGCCTATGACCTTACAAGTGGCCCAGAGCCGACTCTAAAAAATGCAATTAAGAGTTATCTAACAAAAAAACAAACCTTACTCGTTTTCACAACAAATGGAAACTCACTACCATCATCACAATTTTATGATCCGAATCTTTCTTTCACTGGAGAAGGAAGTTACACCCCATGGGAACTAAGTAAACCTCCTCACCTCAATTGTACAGAAAATTGCTCATTTGCATTTCAGTTAGCACAGCTATCTGCTCTTGTTTCTCAATTTAGTAAGACAGAAAAAGAGACAATTAATGAACGTATGCTTGCTATTTTAGCGAAACAGGAAAATACAGAAGAAAATATTTCATCAGAAACAGATATTCGCTTAGATGCATTTAAAACATTAATAAATGATCAACTTTTTTCCATGAGACAATTCACGCATAACTTTCGAGAATTTGATATTCCAGCATCTAACAATCTGGATATTTCCCTACGAAGGAAGGTTTACAATTTTGTCTTGAAGCGATTATTTCCAACTTCTTTAATTGACTATTCCATCCCACCTCATCATGTTTATGAAAAGATGAATTCATCTTATTTTTTGGCAAGTGATGCAGATAATAGCCACTTACAGAAAAAGTTACGAAATCGTGTAGTGATTATTGCCCCTGGAGATTATAAAGCTGTACAAGATGTTGATTCAGATCTTCCTTTATCAACATGGTATTGGTGTTCATTACAACCTATTTCATTTGATATAAACCCTACAACTTGCGAAGCAAATCTTACCAGTGGCGAAATCCAAGCATATATGGCATATCACTATCTTGAAGGAAAAAATCTTCGTCAAGCCTCTTTTTTGATCACTGGGGTAATCGCTACTCTTGTTGGGAAAATCATTCATTTATACTTGTTTACTCTGGAGCTTGAGATACGTCAAAAAAAGAAACAACTATTTAAAGCAGCCCTAATATTAACAGGAATAATAAATAGTCTTATTTTTTTCTTTTTGAACTTATCAATTCCTTTTATTTTTACGATTCCTATCCTTTGGTATTATATTTTTGCAGCGCAAAAATCTCCATCACAAAAATCACTTTCTTCATAA